The Bacteroidota bacterium genome includes a region encoding these proteins:
- a CDS encoding alpha-L-fucosidase translates to MLSGFKTRTSKFLLLSLLSLLFISCNNSAVGPVTEEIPNRNDTVSSPGIENVYPVPSEAQLEWQDAELVMFIHYGMNTFTGKDIGEGDESPALFNPSKVDVKQWVSVAKAAGFKYLILTAKHHDGFCLWQTEQTSHSIKNSPYKGGQGDVVKEFADECAAQGMKFGYYLSMWDRNSKVYGTPAYNEYYRAQTRELCTGYGDVGEIWVDGYLGRNPLIDHPKFDWLSFAELSKALQPKSLMAIMGPDIRWVGNEDGLGSETDWSFTWSHPAHHGISNVSVWWPTECDVSIRPAWFYHDYQDNEVKTPQYLADLYLKSVGRNSQLLLNVPPTPAGVFHDNDVNSLLGFRRIVDDIFRTNLLRGGTATASNSRIDDTLFSPAMAIDGSRSTFWVTERGIVKADLTVDLGVSKRINYFRIEEAIRYGQRVKGFEIEGFVNGSWIFLADGTTIGRSRILKLDTPAEVTKVRLKIKDARGAPAIRLFGAYYYEN, encoded by the coding sequence ATGTTATCCGGATTTAAAACCAGAACCTCAAAATTTTTACTGCTTTCCCTGCTGTCACTGCTTTTTATATCGTGTAATAATTCGGCTGTCGGACCGGTCACCGAAGAGATTCCGAACAGGAATGATACCGTTTCCTCTCCGGGTATCGAGAATGTATATCCCGTCCCTTCCGAAGCGCAGCTTGAGTGGCAGGATGCCGAACTTGTCATGTTCATTCATTACGGCATGAACACTTTTACGGGCAAGGACATTGGCGAGGGGGATGAAAGCCCTGCCCTCTTTAATCCCTCAAAAGTTGATGTGAAACAGTGGGTTTCTGTAGCCAAGGCAGCCGGATTCAAGTACCTTATTCTGACAGCCAAGCATCACGATGGATTTTGCCTTTGGCAGACTGAGCAAACAAGCCACTCAATAAAAAACAGTCCTTATAAAGGTGGACAGGGAGATGTGGTAAAAGAGTTTGCGGATGAATGTGCAGCCCAGGGAATGAAGTTTGGATATTATCTTTCGATGTGGGACAGGAATTCAAAAGTTTACGGCACTCCCGCCTACAACGAATATTACCGCGCACAAACCCGTGAGCTGTGTACCGGTTACGGTGATGTGGGTGAAATCTGGGTGGACGGATATCTTGGAAGGAATCCGTTGATCGATCATCCCAAATTTGACTGGTTGAGTTTTGCCGAGCTCTCAAAGGCACTTCAGCCAAAATCGTTGATGGCAATTATGGGTCCCGATATCCGCTGGGTTGGGAATGAGGACGGACTCGGCTCCGAGACCGACTGGTCGTTTACCTGGTCACATCCAGCACACCACGGCATTTCGAATGTAAGTGTCTGGTGGCCCACGGAATGTGATGTTTCGATCAGACCGGCGTGGTTTTATCATGATTATCAGGATAATGAAGTGAAAACACCTCAGTACCTCGCCGATTTATACCTGAAATCAGTCGGAAGGAACAGCCAGCTTCTTTTGAATGTTCCGCCGACACCGGCAGGAGTTTTTCATGACAATGATGTAAACAGTCTTCTCGGTTTCAGAAGGATAGTCGATGACATATTCCGAACCAACCTTCTTCGGGGCGGAACTGCGACAGCAAGCAATTCGAGAATTGATGATACACTTTTCTCGCCGGCAATGGCGATTGACGGAAGCAGGTCGACTTTTTGGGTGACTGAGCGGGGAATTGTAAAAGCCGATCTTACAGTGGATTTGGGGGTTTCGAAGCGAATCAACTATTTCAGGATAGAGGAAGCCATAAGATACGGACAAAGGGTAAAGGGATTCGAAATAGAGGGCTTCGTGAACGGCTCCTGGATTTTCCTCGCTGACGGGACAACCATTGGAAGGTCCAGAATACTGAAACTTGACACGCCGGCGGAAGTAACCAAAGTAAGACTAAAAATAAAGGACGCACGGGGAGCCCCCGCTATCCGCCTTTTTGGTGCCTACTACTACGAAAATTAG
- a CDS encoding O-antigen ligase family protein, with the protein MSSAISSRSGEKKIKDDTYPGLASDFKTNFFLVGLALLVIIPVTFVLGNMGEKRTTQVILLGLPFLLLGFLNFRFALVIFIASLFMDIFPYLLISLSFVIIPYLVMVFAAVNKGFRFSELKTPFLTVTIFFVLFLIPSFFNSLAKTNAGVNMFMWPGFILLFTLLAVALRDEGHINFLTKAFLAFVSVNALFAIFQGITTGRRAFGFAGIMFVDILGIAILIVFILLLHAKGKSKAGYGMLFALLVVAMIFNKTRNVWINVAFVMLISFIHVAVKAKFLQVDRKKIIRYGTVSLLFVVLSGGLLISFYGTKFFRIEEKQKLSAESLEIADVNNSLVTRYFIWSTGYNGFVSNPVFGMGIYSFAYSSQFYNELPDNIYKKFVSGLTLHQGFYSILVEAGIFGFTGLLIFLTVLFRKSRKVYLKAENTPLFLHAFIAFWVLIYIITSLMFTDAWFWGRGIVMWGTVLGVIAAINNIISRDEGTSLP; encoded by the coding sequence TTGTCCTCCGCAATCTCTTCTCGATCAGGAGAAAAGAAGATTAAAGACGACACTTATCCGGGGTTGGCGAGCGACTTTAAGACCAACTTCTTTCTCGTCGGTCTCGCTCTGCTGGTGATCATACCGGTTACCTTCGTACTCGGTAACATGGGTGAAAAAAGAACCACTCAGGTCATTCTTCTCGGTCTGCCGTTTCTGCTTCTGGGGTTCCTGAATTTCAGATTCGCACTCGTGATTTTTATAGCATCGCTTTTCATGGATATTTTCCCTTACCTCCTGATCAGTCTCTCATTCGTGATAATTCCGTATCTCGTGATGGTGTTTGCTGCAGTCAATAAAGGTTTCCGGTTTTCCGAACTGAAGACGCCCTTCCTTACTGTCACAATCTTTTTTGTCCTCTTCCTTATTCCGTCGTTTTTCAACAGTCTCGCAAAGACAAACGCCGGAGTAAACATGTTTATGTGGCCCGGCTTCATCCTCCTGTTTACACTTCTTGCTGTTGCACTCAGAGATGAAGGACACATCAACTTTCTTACTAAGGCATTCCTGGCATTTGTTTCAGTCAATGCACTTTTTGCCATTTTTCAGGGAATTACCACCGGAAGAAGAGCCTTCGGTTTTGCAGGCATTATGTTCGTCGATATCCTCGGGATTGCGATACTCATCGTTTTTATCCTTCTTCTGCATGCAAAAGGAAAATCAAAAGCAGGATATGGCATGCTTTTCGCACTTTTAGTGGTTGCAATGATATTCAACAAAACCAGAAATGTCTGGATAAATGTTGCGTTTGTCATGTTGATTTCTTTCATACATGTTGCGGTGAAGGCGAAATTTCTGCAGGTTGACAGAAAAAAGATCATCCGTTACGGCACCGTTTCTCTTCTTTTTGTCGTCCTTTCTGGTGGACTGCTGATCAGTTTCTATGGTACAAAATTTTTCAGAATCGAAGAGAAACAAAAACTCTCCGCCGAAAGTCTCGAAATTGCAGATGTCAACAATTCACTCGTAACCCGTTACTTTATCTGGAGTACCGGATACAACGGATTTGTCAGCAATCCGGTTTTTGGCATGGGCATCTACTCCTTCGCCTATTCATCACAGTTCTACAATGAACTTCCTGACAACATCTACAAAAAATTTGTCTCGGGACTTACACTGCATCAGGGATTTTATTCAATACTTGTGGAAGCCGGCATTTTTGGCTTCACAGGTCTGCTGATTTTCCTCACCGTTCTCTTCCGAAAATCGAGAAAAGTCTATTTGAAAGCTGAGAATACCCCCCTCTTTCTGCACGCATTCATTGCATTTTGGGTTTTAATATACATAATCACCTCCCTGATGTTTACCGATGCCTGGTTTTGGGGAAGAGGGATTGTGATGTGGGGGACGGTTCTTGGTGTTATCGCGGCAATAAACAATATTATAAGCAGGGATGAGGGAACCTCTCTCCCATGA
- a CDS encoding SDR family oxidoreductase, with protein sequence MKFVLIIGAGSGIAKATAAEFAKAGYGLFLAGRNMDDLKKTASDLAIRHNIESKALHFDVLDYDSHSSFFAGLDPKPSVIITAAGLLGDQAEAQNDFTAAQRTLDTNLTGLVSILNIAANHFETEKKGSIIGISSVAGDRGRMKNYIYGAAKAGFTAYLSGLRQRLHKKGVFVMSVQPGFVNTKMIEGLETPKPLTAQPEQVGKLIYNGWKAGKPVIYTPGYWRLIMFVVRSIPERIFQKLDL encoded by the coding sequence ATGAAATTTGTTCTAATCATTGGCGCCGGAAGCGGAATAGCAAAAGCTACCGCTGCTGAATTTGCAAAAGCCGGCTACGGGCTTTTTCTCGCCGGGCGAAACATGGACGACCTAAAGAAAACGGCTTCCGATCTCGCCATCAGGCACAACATAGAATCAAAAGCCCTCCATTTTGATGTACTCGACTACGACTCCCACAGCTCTTTTTTTGCGGGGCTTGACCCCAAGCCCTCCGTCATTATAACCGCAGCGGGACTTCTTGGTGATCAGGCGGAAGCCCAAAATGATTTTACAGCCGCCCAAAGGACACTTGATACAAATCTTACGGGTCTTGTAAGCATCCTGAACATCGCAGCGAACCACTTCGAGACTGAAAAAAAAGGCTCGATTATCGGTATCTCAAGTGTGGCAGGTGACCGCGGAAGAATGAAAAACTACATCTACGGTGCCGCAAAAGCAGGTTTTACTGCATATCTTTCGGGTCTCCGGCAACGACTCCACAAAAAAGGTGTTTTCGTTATGTCCGTTCAACCGGGCTTTGTAAACACCAAAATGATCGAGGGACTGGAAACTCCGAAACCCCTTACCGCACAACCAGAACAGGTGGGAAAACTGATCTACAACGGCTGGAAAGCAGGAAAACCGGTGATTTACACACCCGGCTACTGGCGATTAATAATGTTCGTCGTCAGATCGATTCCCGAAAGAATTTTCCAAAAACTCGACCTGTGA
- a CDS encoding DegT/DnrJ/EryC1/StrS family aminotransferase: protein MRENYLVFGSPVIEQEEIDEVVNTLKSGWIGTGPKVAQFEEEFKEYVGAKYAIAVASCTAGLHLSVVALGIKEGDEVIVPALTFAATANAVIHSGAKPVFADVDRDTMTLDFDDVRRKITSRTKAIIPVHFAGRAVDMDKLYEIAHEYGIHIINDTAHAIETEFKGKKIGCFDDISSYSFYVTKNLTTGEGGMIVTNNEAIANRLKIYALHGMSKDAWKRFSDDGYKHYQVVFPGFKYNMTDIQASLGIHQLRKVERLHQRREEIWNTYNERLKHLPLILPAPADPESRHGLHLYIIMVDDTKTTVTRDQLIFEMHKRKIGTGVHYLGLNWHPFYQQEFGYKIGDFPNSDFISARTLSIPFSAKLTDQDVDDVVEALEDILKQS from the coding sequence ATGAGAGAAAACTATCTTGTATTTGGCAGTCCCGTTATCGAACAGGAAGAAATTGACGAAGTAGTAAATACATTAAAGTCGGGTTGGATTGGAACGGGTCCAAAAGTTGCACAGTTTGAAGAGGAATTCAAAGAATATGTCGGAGCAAAATATGCAATAGCAGTTGCAAGCTGTACCGCAGGGCTCCACCTTAGCGTTGTGGCTCTCGGAATTAAAGAGGGTGATGAGGTAATAGTACCCGCCCTTACCTTCGCAGCTACCGCCAATGCAGTTATCCATTCAGGTGCCAAACCCGTTTTCGCTGATGTTGACCGCGATACGATGACTCTCGATTTCGACGATGTAAGACGCAAGATAACCTCCCGTACCAAGGCAATTATCCCCGTTCATTTCGCGGGAAGAGCCGTGGACATGGATAAACTCTATGAAATTGCCCACGAATATGGTATCCACATCATCAACGATACCGCACATGCGATTGAAACAGAATTCAAAGGGAAAAAGATAGGCTGCTTCGACGACATTTCCAGCTACAGTTTCTATGTAACAAAGAATCTGACAACGGGTGAAGGGGGAATGATCGTTACAAACAACGAGGCAATTGCAAACAGATTAAAAATTTATGCTCTCCACGGCATGAGCAAGGATGCGTGGAAACGGTTCTCGGATGACGGCTACAAACATTATCAGGTGGTATTCCCCGGTTTCAAGTATAACATGACAGACATTCAGGCTTCCCTCGGAATTCACCAGCTTCGGAAAGTGGAAAGACTCCATCAGCGGAGAGAGGAGATTTGGAACACTTACAATGAAAGATTGAAACATCTCCCTCTGATTCTTCCTGCTCCGGCTGACCCTGAATCCCGGCACGGGCTCCACCTCTACATTATAATGGTGGATGACACTAAAACCACGGTTACCCGTGACCAGCTCATCTTCGAAATGCACAAAAGGAAAATCGGTACGGGTGTACACTACCTCGGTCTCAACTGGCATCCATTTTATCAGCAGGAATTCGGCTATAAAATAGGCGATTTCCCGAATTCTGACTTCATCTCGGCAAGAACCCTCTCCATCCCCTTCTCTGCCAAACTGACAGATCAGGATGTAGATGATGTTGTCGAGGCACTCGAGGATATTCTAAAACAAAGCTAA
- a CDS encoding oligosaccharide flippase family protein, producing the protein MSEKRDNLWLAAHYILTMIASLVSLKFNLMNFGSDIFGVWVLISSIWGLSNVVDLGFGLALIRAVSKERDNPTVLGKVTSTGFVFFFLFGFVILSIGFLIGNYYYIENPSLINGSIKLSATNTNLLLGIFFYVNYISTFFRSVYEGLGKFIFYSKIAISYSLLTLLAAFFSWLFALDIAGLAALMLAAATVQLLLLATFSRTSKMLPGFKPTNFSFDIFKGLFSFSIGVQGATILGTAVDPVLKYIIGSGLNVSFVGYYDIAKRFSQASSGLFFAAFRTIYPKAARIEKEEEKGFLLNEVLSLSKKGILYGGLVFMAASPLFAAIFIYFYSSPLSYNIFLLLTLVESVNLFGYSYYSMLMGTGKAKFLALIQLINLIGVAVFLYFGIKITGSYTGIAGYALTIILGNFFMLSWIKHTVDYSRLRYLLDAGGIKLIAQFGIICAAFMALYNLELNPFFIAIGLTAAWLILFGSNLKSLIEILSNLLKPAKQG; encoded by the coding sequence ATGAGCGAAAAACGGGACAATCTCTGGCTGGCTGCTCACTATATTTTAACAATGATTGCTTCACTCGTTTCATTGAAGTTCAATCTGATGAACTTCGGAAGCGATATTTTCGGGGTCTGGGTACTTATCTCCTCCATCTGGGGGCTGAGTAATGTGGTCGATCTCGGTTTCGGGCTCGCACTCATCAGAGCCGTTTCGAAGGAGCGTGACAACCCCACTGTGTTGGGGAAAGTAACCTCAACAGGTTTCGTTTTCTTTTTCCTCTTTGGATTTGTAATTCTCTCAATCGGGTTTCTGATCGGTAACTACTACTATATAGAAAATCCTTCTCTCATCAACGGCTCCATTAAACTTTCTGCGACAAATACCAACCTGCTGCTTGGTATCTTTTTCTATGTCAACTATATCTCCACCTTTTTCAGATCTGTTTATGAAGGGCTGGGGAAATTCATATTCTACAGCAAAATAGCCATAAGCTACAGCCTGCTTACTCTTTTGGCTGCATTTTTTTCGTGGCTTTTTGCTCTGGATATTGCGGGACTTGCAGCCCTGATGCTGGCAGCAGCTACAGTTCAGCTCTTACTTCTAGCAACTTTCAGCAGAACATCAAAGATGCTCCCCGGATTCAAACCGACAAACTTCAGTTTCGACATTTTCAAAGGGCTTTTCAGTTTCAGTATTGGAGTTCAGGGTGCTACAATTTTGGGAACTGCAGTCGATCCCGTCCTGAAATATATTATTGGCAGCGGACTGAATGTCTCTTTTGTAGGATATTATGACATAGCGAAACGGTTCTCGCAGGCATCATCGGGACTTTTCTTTGCAGCTTTCAGAACCATCTACCCAAAAGCGGCGAGAATCGAAAAAGAAGAGGAAAAGGGGTTCCTCCTCAACGAAGTTCTTTCCCTCTCCAAAAAAGGAATTCTGTACGGCGGTCTCGTCTTCATGGCGGCTTCTCCCCTTTTTGCTGCCATTTTTATCTATTTCTATTCTTCACCCCTCTCATACAACATTTTCCTTCTACTCACACTTGTTGAGTCGGTAAATCTCTTTGGATATTCTTATTATTCAATGTTGATGGGAACGGGGAAAGCGAAATTCCTTGCACTTATCCAGTTGATTAACCTGATTGGAGTTGCAGTTTTCCTCTATTTTGGAATTAAAATAACGGGCTCCTACACAGGAATCGCCGGATATGCACTTACCATAATTCTTGGAAATTTCTTCATGCTTTCGTGGATAAAGCATACGGTCGATTACTCCCGACTCCGATATCTTCTGGATGCGGGAGGAATTAAACTGATTGCCCAGTTCGGGATAATATGTGCTGCTTTCATGGCTCTTTACAATCTGGAGTTAAATCCATTTTTCATTGCTATCGGGCTGACTGCTGCGTGGCTGATACTTTTCGGTTCAAACCTTAAAAGTCTCATTGAAATTTTATCAAACCTGTTAAAACCGGCAAAACAAGGTTAA
- a CDS encoding glycosyltransferase produces MAKHKYTVSAVISLFKGEKFIRGRIEDLLTQTLGKEVEIIIVDSNSPQNEKKIIDEYLPGNDNIKYLRTPETESMYTSWNRGIGLSSGRYITNANVDDRLAPYALEKLVAEIEKDEKTGLVYGDYFVSPVENESFDEASRNERTIHITDMYSPLRLLNGYMCGPQSLWRREVHTFHKIHFDGSFEVTGDYKFVADVSKVYEIRKINANLGVYFRSPADENKEYQNLDKTIHEAFKIKLELINHFLDNSVIDSDSGVTNLMRLFRSLPVRISALIWKISADPVINYETIYWIIAVSAEREGDYKTVKKIISRFKNFPKAVYIQNYEKYLIAKGVI; encoded by the coding sequence TTGGCAAAACATAAATACACAGTATCCGCTGTAATATCACTTTTCAAAGGTGAAAAATTTATCAGAGGCAGAATCGAAGACCTTCTCACCCAGACCCTCGGGAAGGAAGTTGAGATTATAATTGTCGACAGCAACTCTCCCCAAAATGAAAAAAAGATTATCGATGAATATCTCCCCGGGAACGACAATATTAAATATCTCAGAACTCCGGAAACCGAATCGATGTACACATCGTGGAACAGGGGTATCGGGCTGTCGTCAGGCAGGTACATAACCAATGCAAATGTTGACGACCGCCTGGCTCCGTATGCTCTCGAAAAACTTGTCGCCGAAATCGAAAAGGATGAAAAAACAGGTCTTGTCTACGGTGACTATTTTGTCTCCCCCGTTGAAAATGAATCGTTCGATGAGGCATCCCGGAATGAAAGAACAATCCACATCACCGACATGTATTCCCCACTCAGGTTGTTAAACGGCTACATGTGCGGACCCCAGTCACTCTGGCGGCGGGAAGTTCACACCTTCCATAAAATTCATTTTGATGGCTCTTTTGAAGTAACAGGCGACTACAAGTTTGTGGCTGATGTAAGCAAAGTGTACGAAATCAGAAAGATTAATGCCAATCTCGGTGTCTATTTCAGATCACCAGCGGATGAAAACAAAGAATACCAGAATCTTGACAAAACCATACACGAAGCATTTAAGATAAAGCTGGAGCTGATTAATCACTTCCTTGATAATAGTGTTATCGACTCAGATTCCGGTGTGACAAATTTAATGCGGCTTTTTCGTTCTCTCCCTGTGAGAATTTCAGCCCTGATCTGGAAAATATCAGCAGACCCGGTTATCAATTACGAGACCATCTACTGGATAATTGCAGTGTCAGCCGAAAGAGAAGGTGATTACAAGACTGTGAAAAAAATTATATCCCGATTCAAAAATTTCCCAAAAGCGGTCTATATCCAAAATTATGAGAAATATCTCATTGCGAAGGGGGTAATATGA
- a CDS encoding T9SS type A sorting domain-containing protein has product MSKYLKTLMLLPCLISLLSFTAEAQYFDTLIFRTTGLYWQESVIYMGDQNDDGCDDFIITKMDTTAPGSEGKAYFYYGGNPVSDTPAFYFRTINPLNITACDLNRDGYRDVIVRQGTNLTYPISFSVYLGGPNLDTVPDYEILHPENSKPYLYGRDWPIDFNGDGWEEWVTFSTTGKFFFIISSPGVQPFEYHVLQPDSAYSNYRFWYNYISFADLDGDGKTDVSPMLSRTNPTVDLRRFYFGNSDFSFNEYYQFSNDTTFQPENIFLVNDMNGNGNGELIVYLNLGGGTGGYGLSFGTRPPDIITDVRISAGGLSGGGVSPGDINGDGYGDLLKFIPYDSYALYLGGNTITGLIAKLYVSNVFLRDINFAGRVGDINGDGIDDICVGENAATNHQSIPAGALYIYKGTRTPASMEEEQEKYSVGKNMEVAISPNPTNGKVGIHYSLPDSGMLTSEILDILGQRIYNNSTQEEKGSHTKELNIQNSAAASGIYIFHFTLKTGEKTLTKSVKVQIIK; this is encoded by the coding sequence ATGAGTAAATACCTAAAAACATTGATGCTGCTGCCCTGTTTAATTTCGTTATTGAGTTTCACTGCGGAGGCCCAGTACTTCGACACCCTAATTTTCAGGACTACCGGTCTTTACTGGCAAGAATCCGTCATCTATATGGGAGACCAGAATGATGATGGATGTGATGACTTCATTATTACCAAGATGGACACAACCGCACCCGGTTCTGAAGGGAAAGCGTATTTTTATTATGGTGGTAACCCTGTCTCTGATACGCCTGCATTTTATTTTCGTACAATTAATCCTCTTAACATCACAGCCTGTGACTTAAACAGGGATGGTTACAGGGACGTAATCGTCAGGCAGGGGACCAATCTAACCTACCCAATCAGTTTTTCGGTATATCTTGGAGGTCCAAACCTGGATACTGTACCTGACTATGAGATTTTACATCCGGAGAATTCCAAACCTTATCTCTATGGGAGGGATTGGCCGATCGATTTTAACGGTGATGGATGGGAGGAATGGGTAACATTCTCAACTACGGGGAAGTTCTTTTTTATAATTTCCTCTCCCGGGGTTCAACCTTTTGAGTATCATGTATTACAACCCGATTCAGCCTATTCCAATTACCGGTTTTGGTATAATTACATCTCCTTTGCAGATTTGGATGGAGACGGGAAGACAGATGTTTCGCCAATGCTCTCCAGGACAAATCCGACAGTTGACCTCCGCCGATTCTATTTTGGTAACAGCGATTTTTCCTTCAATGAATATTACCAGTTCTCCAATGACACAACATTTCAACCAGAAAACATCTTTTTAGTAAATGATATGAATGGGAATGGAAATGGAGAGTTAATAGTTTATCTCAACCTTGGTGGGGGCACAGGAGGCTATGGACTTTCATTCGGGACTCGTCCTCCTGATATAATCACAGATGTCCGCATCAGTGCTGGTGGACTTTCAGGAGGAGGAGTATCACCCGGGGACATAAACGGAGATGGCTATGGCGACTTGTTAAAATTTATACCTTATGACAGTTATGCATTATACCTTGGAGGAAACACAATAACAGGACTTATAGCAAAACTTTATGTTTCCAATGTTTTTTTAAGGGATATAAATTTTGCCGGGAGAGTTGGTGATATTAACGGAGATGGGATAGATGATATTTGTGTTGGTGAAAATGCAGCCACAAATCACCAATCTATACCTGCCGGTGCTCTCTACATCTATAAAGGAACCAGGACGCCTGCCTCTATGGAGGAAGAACAAGAAAAGTATTCCGTAGGAAAAAACATGGAAGTTGCAATCTCACCCAATCCAACAAATGGGAAGGTAGGTATTCATTATTCACTCCCTGATTCAGGTATGCTGACTTCAGAGATATTGGATATCCTCGGACAGAGGATATACAACAATTCGACACAGGAAGAGAAAGGTTCCCACACAAAAGAGTTAAATATTCAAAACAGTGCCGCAGCAAGTGGAATATATATTTTTCACTTCACCCTTAAAACAGGTGAAAAGACTTTAACTAAAAGTGTTAAGGTACAAATAATTAAATAG
- a CDS encoding glycosyltransferase subfamily GT2 protein translates to MSEKIGVGIVTYQRQEFFRNLFVSIPACDELVVVNDGASYPAEAYSGRKAEIIQHKKNKGVGKSKNDAMRYLLEKGCKHIFILEDDIVIKDPSVFEKYISVSKKTGIQHFNYAYHGPLNKNEDGSPKTRGVATYDGEPLVILNEHIPGAFSYFTREILEKTGLIDEWYYNAWEHVDLTTRITKLSAHTPFWWFADIYGSDLLIGDQDQDLSKSSIRKNNFSFMFWFRIFSRYYRLKHGYIPYKTPDSTPEEVEEKLKNIFAKYCSGKTLPEIKISTSG, encoded by the coding sequence ATGAGCGAAAAGATTGGCGTCGGCATCGTTACTTACCAGCGGCAGGAGTTTTTCCGGAATTTGTTTGTATCCATCCCCGCTTGTGATGAGCTTGTGGTCGTGAATGATGGAGCATCATATCCTGCCGAAGCATACAGCGGAAGAAAAGCTGAAATAATTCAGCACAAAAAAAACAAGGGTGTTGGCAAATCTAAAAACGATGCAATGAGATACCTGCTGGAAAAGGGATGCAAACACATATTTATACTCGAAGATGATATCGTGATAAAAGACCCCTCCGTTTTCGAAAAATATATTTCCGTTTCCAAAAAAACGGGTATTCAGCACTTCAACTACGCTTATCACGGTCCCCTCAACAAAAATGAGGACGGTTCACCAAAGACAAGAGGTGTGGCAACCTATGACGGGGAACCTCTCGTTATTTTAAATGAACACATCCCCGGAGCTTTTTCCTACTTCACAAGGGAAATTCTCGAAAAAACCGGATTGATCGACGAGTGGTATTACAACGCTTGGGAGCATGTCGATCTCACCACAAGAATAACCAAACTCTCCGCCCACACCCCTTTTTGGTGGTTTGCGGATATTTACGGCAGCGACCTGCTGATCGGCGATCAGGACCAGGACCTCTCCAAAAGCTCCATCAGAAAAAATAATTTCTCTTTTATGTTTTGGTTTAGAATATTTTCCCGCTACTACCGGCTGAAACACGGGTACATCCCCTACAAAACACCCGATTCCACTCCCGAGGAAGTGGAAGAGAAACTAAAGAACATTTTTGCCAAATATTGCAGTGGTAAAACCCTCCCTGAGATAAAAATTTCCACCTCCGGTTGA